From one Rhineura floridana isolate rRhiFlo1 chromosome 4, rRhiFlo1.hap2, whole genome shotgun sequence genomic stretch:
- the CDC42EP3 gene encoding cdc42 effector protein 3, whose protein sequence is MPAKTPIYLKAGNNKKGKKFKLRDILSPDMISPPLGDFRHTIHIGKEGQHDVFGDISFLQGNYELLPGNEGETASQCEGHNEFLRANSTSDSVFTETPSPVLKNAISLPAIGGSQALMLPLLSPVTFNSKQNSLGPLRNPRHSCEPVMEEKLQEKSKHLENGKIYKDDITWEQNIPTSHYSNGRHSHSSSLSEQYAEWQTEELFDNGHLSCDVTKTQPKSEDSLSDLAEPLLSLQLDLGPSLLDEVLNVMDKNKS, encoded by the coding sequence ATGCCAGCCAAGACACCCATCTACCTGAAAGCCGGCAACAATAAGAAAGGGAAAAAATTCAAGCTGAGGGACATTTTGTCTCCTGATATGATCAGCCCGCCTCTTGGTGATTTTCGCCACACGATTCATATCGGGAAAGAAGGACAGCATGATGTTTTTGGAGACATATCCTTTCTGCAAGGAAATTATGAGCTCTTACCTGGGAATGAGGGAGAGACAGCCAGCCAGTGTGAAGGCCACAATGAGTTCCTAAGAGCAAACAGCACCTCTGACTCTGTGTTTACTGAAACGCCTTCTCCGGTGCTCAAAAATGCCATCTCACTTCCTGCCATCGGTGGTTCTCAAGCCCTCATGCTGCCCTTGTTGTCACCAGTGACATTTAATTCAAAGCAGAACTCTTTGGGGCCTTTAAGGAACCCCAGACATAGCTGTGAGCCCGTAATGGAAGAAAAGTTGCAGGAGAAGAGCAAACACTTGGAGAATGGGAAAATATACAAAGATGACATCACATGGGAGCAGAACATCCCAACATCACATTATTCTAATGGAAGACATAGTCATTCATCCAGCCTTTCAGAACAATACGCTGAATGGCAAACAGAGGAGTTATTTGACAACGGCCATCTTTCATGTGATGTAACCAAGACCCAGCCGAAATCAGAAGACTCCCTTTCAGATCTGGCAGAGCCTCTTCTTTCTTTGCAACTTGACCTCGGGCCATCACTTTTGGATGAAGTACTCAATGTAATGGACAAAAACAAATCATAG